From Kineosporia succinea, the proteins below share one genomic window:
- a CDS encoding ABC transporter ATP-binding protein, with protein sequence MGDFGASSVEIKDVTRSFDGQRVLGPISLSISSSSFHCLLGPSGCGKTTLLRIMAGLDTPDTGVVSIGGSDHTRTSAHRRPTNLVFQSGALFPHLTVAQNVEFGLRTDRRTPRGESRARVTEILDLVDMGQYADRSPATLSGGQRQRVAIARALVRRPDVLLLDEPLSALDLALQLRMRRELRRWQQETGTTFVCVTHNQAEAMELADEIAVMNAGVVEQSGSARELYEQPVSRFVASFIGENNVFDGLSAVDGGQSADGLFFPGGPASSLAVRPEAIQLLAVDDPRAHGVARVLTTSFTGKSVRVSLNTSTGREVLAELAPGATSAQAGDRVGVGFEAAAVRRFGSR encoded by the coding sequence ATGGGTGACTTCGGGGCCAGCTCGGTCGAGATCAAGGACGTCACGCGCTCGTTCGACGGGCAGCGCGTGCTCGGTCCGATCAGTCTCAGTATCTCCAGCAGCAGTTTCCACTGCCTGCTGGGGCCTTCGGGATGCGGCAAGACCACCTTGTTGCGCATCATGGCCGGGCTGGACACCCCCGACACCGGCGTCGTCTCGATCGGCGGCTCCGACCACACCCGCACGTCGGCCCACAGGCGGCCGACCAACCTGGTGTTCCAGTCGGGCGCGCTGTTCCCGCACCTCACGGTCGCGCAGAACGTCGAGTTCGGGCTGCGTACCGACCGGCGGACGCCCCGGGGCGAGTCCCGCGCGCGGGTCACCGAGATCCTCGACCTGGTGGACATGGGGCAGTACGCCGACCGCAGCCCCGCCACCCTGTCGGGCGGGCAGCGGCAGCGGGTCGCGATCGCCCGCGCCCTGGTGCGCCGGCCCGACGTGCTCCTGCTCGACGAGCCGCTCTCCGCACTGGATCTGGCGCTGCAGCTGCGGATGCGCCGCGAACTGCGGCGCTGGCAGCAGGAAACCGGCACCACGTTCGTCTGCGTCACCCACAACCAGGCCGAGGCGATGGAACTCGCCGACGAGATCGCGGTGATGAACGCCGGGGTCGTGGAGCAGTCGGGCAGCGCCCGGGAACTGTACGAGCAGCCGGTGAGCCGGTTCGTGGCCTCGTTCATCGGTGAGAACAACGTCTTCGACGGCCTTTCCGCCGTGGACGGCGGCCAGAGCGCGGACGGGCTGTTCTTCCCCGGTGGCCCGGCCTCGTCACTCGCCGTGCGTCCCGAGGCGATCCAGCTCCTGGCCGTCGACGACCCCCGCGCCCACGGCGTCGCCCGGGTGCTGACCACCAGCTTCACCGGCAAGAGCGTGCGGGTCTCGCTGAACACCTCCACCGGGCGCGAGGTGCTGGCCGAGCTGGCCCCGGGCGCCACGTCGGCGCAGGCCGGCGACCGGGTGGGCGTCGGATTCGAGGCGGCCGCGGTGCGCCGGTTCGGGTCCCGATGA
- a CDS encoding ABC transporter permease produces MTRRRNRATLLVLPGVVYLAIAFLTVVALLVSYSVRVEKTAVLLAPFDLTTWSTALGDSYLWSTVGTTLRLGLIVSLITVVIAYPLAWCVHTMKRGWAAAAMLFVVFSPILVSVVVRSYGWQLLLRPGGPLGETFDGWLYHEPGVILALVHVELPFAVFPILSSLRGIPPEYTEAAADLGAGARQRFTRVLLPLTAPGLLSAMQLVFTLTISAFATPALLGGGRVTVLAQTIYQNIQLLAWPLAAVQAVILLVLTLIVLTAFGLVTRLIAGGAR; encoded by the coding sequence ATGACCAGGCGCCGCAACCGGGCCACGCTGCTCGTCCTTCCCGGCGTGGTCTACCTGGCCATCGCCTTCCTCACCGTGGTCGCGCTGCTCGTCTCGTACAGCGTGCGCGTGGAGAAGACCGCGGTGCTCCTCGCGCCCTTCGACCTGACCACCTGGTCCACGGCGCTGGGTGACTCCTACCTCTGGTCGACCGTCGGCACCACGCTGCGGCTCGGCCTGATCGTCAGTCTGATCACCGTGGTCATCGCCTATCCGCTGGCCTGGTGCGTGCACACCATGAAGCGTGGCTGGGCGGCCGCCGCGATGCTGTTCGTGGTGTTCTCGCCGATCCTGGTCAGCGTGGTCGTGCGCAGCTACGGCTGGCAACTGCTGCTGCGCCCGGGCGGCCCGCTGGGCGAGACCTTCGACGGGTGGCTCTACCACGAGCCCGGCGTGATCCTGGCGCTGGTGCACGTGGAGCTCCCGTTCGCGGTGTTCCCCATCCTCAGCTCGCTGCGCGGCATCCCGCCGGAGTACACCGAGGCCGCCGCCGACCTCGGCGCCGGCGCCCGCCAGCGGTTCACCCGGGTGCTCCTGCCCCTCACCGCGCCCGGCCTGCTGAGCGCCATGCAGCTCGTGTTCACGCTGACCATCAGCGCTTTCGCCACCCCGGCCCTGCTCGGCGGCGGCCGGGTGACCGTGCTGGCGCAGACCATCTACCAGAACATCCAGCTGCTGGCCTGGCCCCTGGCCGCCGTGCAGGCCGTGATCCTGCTGGTGCTCACGCTGATCGTGCTCACGGCCTTCGGCCTGGTGACCCGGCTGATCGCGGGAGGTGCCCGGTGA
- a CDS encoding ABC transporter permease — protein MKFVRAAFLTLVTVFILAPLVVVLLASVSPDEVLTSLVPSGFTTQWITQALDYEPFRVGIVYSAEVAALATAIALLLGTPAAYALARTKVPGAAFLRSVFVAPLSLPRVVAGFCFFALYVSLFPTAYGTVGGVAFAHVLLLLPFVVALIGAGLAGSDPALEEAARDLGASPLQAFFKVTLPQIRMPLLIAGVFSFLTSFDEVDLSIFLMPADTTTLPVAIFLRLQQDQDPTTSAVSSLMIVASLAIAALTGLAVRRAGLWRTSRSAERNDA, from the coding sequence GTGAAGTTCGTCCGCGCCGCCTTCCTCACCCTGGTCACCGTCTTCATCCTGGCCCCGCTGGTCGTGGTGCTGCTGGCCTCGGTCAGCCCCGACGAGGTGCTCACCAGCCTCGTCCCCAGCGGATTCACCACGCAGTGGATCACCCAGGCCCTGGACTACGAGCCGTTCCGCGTCGGCATCGTCTACTCCGCCGAGGTCGCCGCGCTCGCCACCGCGATCGCGTTGCTGCTCGGCACCCCGGCCGCCTACGCCCTGGCCCGCACGAAGGTGCCCGGGGCCGCGTTCCTGCGCTCGGTGTTCGTGGCTCCGCTCAGCCTGCCCCGCGTGGTGGCCGGGTTCTGCTTCTTCGCGCTCTACGTCTCGCTCTTCCCGACCGCCTACGGCACGGTCGGCGGCGTCGCGTTCGCCCACGTGCTGCTCCTGCTGCCGTTCGTGGTCGCCCTGATCGGCGCCGGGCTGGCCGGGTCCGACCCGGCGCTCGAGGAGGCCGCCCGCGACCTGGGAGCCTCGCCGCTACAGGCGTTCTTCAAGGTCACGCTGCCGCAGATCCGCATGCCCCTGCTGATCGCCGGCGTGTTCTCGTTCCTGACCTCGTTCGACGAGGTCGACCTGTCGATCTTCCTGATGCCGGCGGACACCACCACCCTCCCGGTGGCGATCTTCCTTCGCCTGCAGCAGGACCAGGACCCGACCACCTCGGCCGTGTCCAGCCTGATGATCGTGGCCTCGCTGGCGATCGCCGCCCTGACCGGGCTCGCGGTGCGGCGGGCAGGCCTGTGGCGGACCTCGAGATCTGCGGAAAGGAACGACGCATGA
- a CDS encoding hydantoinase/oxoprolinase family protein, producing the protein MSTRYRLGVDVGGTFTDIVLADAASGQVFTDKVPSDRDQPARAVIAGVSKMLTGHGVEPGRIEYFSHGQTFALNTLLQRTGARVGLLVTRGFPDLLSIGRLRLNDPIDYFTQPRRPLVAPTDVREIDERLCADGSLQTPLDPEQVRAAVADLVADGVEAVAISFLHSHRFSQHEDWAAGVIAESFPDLPVACSSRLWPEEKEYERATVAVLAAHVGRALGDYLQYLSSELRALGLDCPMHITKSNGGVTSISQPQEFLRTAVETLLSGPASGVAGTMRVAATAGVDQLITMDMGGTSVDCAIVDGRIPYSTESEIGEFPLIIPSVEVSSIGAGGGSVIRVDSTGVLKVGPLSAGAYPGPASYGRGGTEPTLTDAYVVCGYIDPSDFASGTVTIDPSLARKALQPPAEALGLSVEAVAESAVAVATAMMHSQLIPLSAQHGVDPSTMTLVAYGGAGPVQAALLAAALKMPEVLIPTSPGTLCAYGALATDMRVDLVTPVGGAVSDADLERGWAALRRQALEWYEEQDHTLHTDVRITRWADVQLTGQSFTLPITLSSSDTSVKALREAFTAAYVRAYAVDPGSAELDVRSLRLTLAASPSLAEPVASGGSSLVGRPHRVVENGHLTAATIYRRPELPLGAEIEGPAVIPAPDTSIFVPTGAVARVDEHGNLRITVGGTHA; encoded by the coding sequence ATGAGCACGCGCTACCGGCTGGGTGTCGACGTCGGCGGCACCTTCACCGACATCGTGCTGGCGGACGCGGCGTCGGGCCAGGTCTTCACCGACAAGGTGCCCTCCGACCGCGACCAGCCCGCCCGGGCGGTGATCGCCGGGGTCAGCAAGATGCTGACCGGGCACGGTGTGGAACCCGGCCGGATCGAGTACTTCTCGCACGGCCAGACCTTCGCGCTCAACACCCTGCTGCAGCGCACCGGCGCGCGGGTGGGCCTGCTGGTGACGCGCGGCTTTCCCGACCTGCTGTCGATCGGGCGGCTGCGCCTGAACGATCCCATCGACTACTTCACCCAGCCGCGTCGTCCTCTGGTCGCCCCCACCGACGTCCGCGAGATCGACGAGCGCCTGTGCGCCGACGGCTCGCTGCAGACCCCGCTCGACCCCGAGCAGGTGCGTGCCGCGGTGGCCGACCTGGTGGCCGACGGCGTGGAGGCCGTGGCCATCAGTTTCCTACACTCGCACCGTTTCTCGCAGCACGAGGACTGGGCCGCGGGCGTCATCGCGGAGAGCTTCCCCGACCTGCCGGTGGCCTGCTCGTCGCGGCTGTGGCCGGAGGAGAAGGAGTACGAGCGGGCGACGGTGGCCGTGCTGGCCGCCCACGTGGGCCGCGCGCTCGGTGACTACCTGCAGTACCTGTCGTCGGAGCTGCGGGCCCTGGGCCTGGACTGCCCGATGCACATCACCAAGTCGAACGGTGGCGTCACCTCGATCTCGCAGCCGCAGGAGTTCTTGCGGACGGCGGTCGAGACGCTGCTCTCCGGGCCGGCTTCCGGGGTGGCGGGCACGATGCGCGTGGCCGCCACGGCGGGGGTCGACCAGCTCATCACCATGGACATGGGCGGCACCAGCGTCGACTGCGCGATCGTCGACGGCCGCATCCCCTACTCCACCGAGAGCGAGATCGGCGAGTTCCCGCTGATCATCCCGTCGGTCGAGGTCTCGTCGATCGGGGCGGGCGGCGGCTCGGTCATCCGGGTCGACTCCACCGGGGTGCTCAAGGTCGGCCCGCTCAGCGCGGGGGCCTATCCCGGTCCGGCCAGCTACGGCCGGGGTGGCACGGAACCGACGCTGACGGACGCGTATGTCGTGTGCGGTTACATCGATCCGTCGGATTTCGCGTCGGGTACGGTGACGATCGATCCCTCCTTGGCCCGCAAGGCTTTACAGCCGCCGGCCGAGGCCCTGGGGCTGAGCGTGGAGGCGGTCGCCGAGTCGGCCGTGGCCGTGGCCACCGCGATGATGCACTCGCAGCTGATCCCGCTGAGCGCGCAGCACGGGGTGGACCCGTCGACCATGACGCTGGTCGCCTACGGCGGTGCCGGCCCGGTGCAGGCCGCGCTGCTCGCCGCCGCGCTGAAGATGCCCGAGGTATTGATCCCGACCTCGCCCGGAACGCTCTGCGCCTACGGGGCTCTGGCCACCGACATGCGGGTCGACCTGGTGACGCCGGTGGGTGGCGCGGTGTCGGACGCGGACCTGGAGCGGGGCTGGGCGGCGCTGCGGCGCCAGGCGCTGGAGTGGTACGAGGAGCAGGACCACACTCTGCACACCGACGTCCGCATCACCCGCTGGGCCGACGTCCAGCTCACCGGACAGTCGTTCACCCTGCCGATCACGCTGTCCTCCTCGGACACGAGCGTGAAGGCGTTGCGGGAGGCGTTCACCGCGGCCTACGTGCGGGCGTACGCGGTGGACCCGGGATCGGCCGAGCTGGACGTGCGCAGTCTGCGGCTGACGCTGGCGGCTTCCCCGTCGCTGGCGGAACCGGTCGCCTCCGGCGGATCCTCGCTCGTCGGCCGACCGCATCGGGTCGTCGAGAACGGCCACCTGACCGCCGCCACGATCTACCGCCGGCCGGAACTGCCCCTCGGTGCCGAGATCGAGGGCCCGGCCGTGATCCCGGCCCCGGACACCAGCATCTTCGTGCCGACCGGAGCGGTGGCCCGGGTGGACGAGCACGGCAATCTGCGGATCACCGTCGGAGGCACGCATGCGTAG
- a CDS encoding hydantoinase B/oxoprolinase family protein, with protein sequence MRSSPVVLEILAHRFSAVVEEMAENIRRTSFSIFVKQTADFGTCLVTPDGEVFAAPRRISGNLMIGVPAREVIRSLAPYAPGDVGLSNDPDSTGGLVTHLPDLWAWQPLFVDGEIIAYALSFVHSSDIGGSVPSSIDWGHTDMHQEGLLIPPVRLLTAGDRNQAVFDLVARNSRVPAQNLGDLEAQVAGLRTAQRRLSEIADGYGKDAVKAAIADLVDTASARASALLDTLTPGTYSFVDYVEGVESFSPEGVRVTEVPPTRLSLALTVGDGRAHLDFDGTSPQVLEAINLHTGGEPGHYMLAFALVNWFYSQDKQIPYNSGLVRPLTAHLPPGSIVNPRAGAPCGVRAAVFFRIMDCVVGCLAQASAVAMAPGAGLVAIASISHVDLATGERKVSVGQPLTGGSGGRPGQRGLDGTSYMGGWLRNVPNEVLESDVPVLVEEYKYRRGSGGSGEQPGGDGLVVQVRSLEDDVTFVVRGLERLFYQPFGVNGGGPGASGLAVLNPGTSSERDLGRVGSITLRAGDVLRIETPGGGGLGSDAGSFDFGPARSSYETRFPQELQKRLVDAVLGRVPSARQASVYRALYLRIDRAAGSGAVTSGLVDEALDAAGLLDDLSRGEIA encoded by the coding sequence ATGCGTAGTTCACCCGTCGTCCTGGAGATCCTCGCGCACCGCTTCTCGGCGGTGGTCGAGGAGATGGCCGAGAACATCCGCCGCACCAGCTTCAGCATCTTCGTCAAGCAGACCGCGGACTTCGGCACCTGCCTGGTGACGCCGGACGGCGAGGTCTTCGCCGCGCCCCGGCGGATCTCGGGCAACCTGATGATCGGCGTGCCCGCGCGTGAGGTGATCCGGTCGCTGGCGCCCTACGCCCCCGGCGATGTCGGCCTGAGCAACGACCCGGACTCCACCGGCGGACTCGTGACCCACCTGCCCGACCTGTGGGCCTGGCAGCCGCTCTTCGTGGACGGCGAGATCATCGCCTACGCCCTGAGTTTCGTGCACTCCTCGGACATCGGCGGCAGCGTCCCCAGCTCGATCGACTGGGGTCACACCGACATGCACCAGGAGGGGCTGCTCATCCCGCCGGTGCGCCTGCTCACCGCCGGTGACCGCAACCAGGCTGTCTTCGACCTCGTCGCCCGCAACTCCCGCGTCCCCGCGCAGAACCTCGGTGACCTCGAGGCCCAGGTGGCCGGACTGCGCACGGCCCAGCGGCGCCTGAGTGAGATCGCCGACGGCTACGGCAAGGACGCGGTGAAGGCGGCCATCGCCGACCTCGTCGACACCGCGTCGGCGCGGGCCTCGGCGCTGCTGGACACCCTGACGCCGGGCACGTACTCCTTCGTCGACTACGTCGAGGGCGTGGAATCCTTCTCGCCGGAGGGTGTTCGGGTGACCGAGGTGCCCCCGACGCGTCTCTCCCTGGCCCTGACCGTCGGTGACGGACGCGCCCACCTGGACTTCGACGGCACCTCACCGCAGGTGCTCGAGGCCATCAATCTGCACACCGGTGGTGAACCGGGCCACTACATGCTGGCTTTCGCGCTGGTGAACTGGTTCTATTCGCAGGACAAGCAGATTCCGTACAACTCCGGGCTGGTGCGGCCGCTGACGGCTCATCTGCCGCCGGGATCGATCGTGAACCCGCGCGCGGGTGCGCCCTGCGGGGTGCGGGCGGCGGTGTTCTTCCGGATCATGGACTGCGTGGTGGGCTGCCTGGCCCAGGCTTCCGCGGTGGCGATGGCTCCGGGGGCCGGTCTGGTGGCCATCGCGTCGATCTCGCACGTCGATCTGGCCACTGGTGAGCGGAAAGTGTCGGTGGGCCAGCCTCTGACGGGCGGTTCCGGCGGACGCCCGGGGCAGCGTGGTCTCGACGGCACCAGTTACATGGGTGGCTGGCTGCGGAACGTTCCGAACGAGGTGCTCGAGTCGGACGTGCCGGTGCTGGTGGAGGAGTACAAGTACCGGCGGGGTTCGGGCGGTTCGGGTGAGCAGCCGGGCGGTGACGGGCTCGTTGTGCAGGTGCGGAGCCTGGAGGACGACGTCACGTTCGTGGTGCGCGGCCTGGAACGGCTGTTCTACCAGCCCTTCGGCGTGAACGGCGGTGGGCCGGGTGCTTCCGGCCTGGCCGTGCTGAACCCGGGGACCTCCTCGGAGCGCGACCTCGGACGGGTCGGCTCGATCACGCTGCGGGCCGGGGACGTGCTGCGGATCGAGACGCCCGGCGGTGGTGGACTGGGCTCGGACGCGGGAAGTTTCGACTTCGGCCCGGCGCGTTCGTCGTACGAGACGCGGTTCCCGCAGGAGCTGCAGAAGCGGCTGGTGGACGCGGTGCTCGGGCGGGTGCCCTCGGCCCGGCAGGCATCGGTCTACCGGGCGCTGTACCTGCGCATCGACCGGGCGGCCGGCAGCGGCGCGGTGACGTCGGGCCTGGTCGACGAGGCTCTGGACGCGGCCGGGCTGCTGGATGATCTTTCTCGAGGAGAAATCGCATGA